One stretch of Rhodothermales bacterium DNA includes these proteins:
- a CDS encoding zinc ribbon domain-containing protein has product MECPSCALEVDDAEPVCPHCDYEFPQERSGVRYARWVFLLLMIWPLFKLLSYLFG; this is encoded by the coding sequence ATGGAATGCCCCTCCTGCGCTCTTGAGGTAGACGATGCCGAGCCAGTGTGCCCGCACTGCGACTACGAATTCCCGCAGGAGCGGTCCGGGGTGCGGTATGCACGCTGGGTGTTCCTGTTGTTGATGATTTGGCCGCTCTTCAAGCTATTGTCGTATCTTTTCGGCTGA